From the genome of Tepidamorphus gemmatus, one region includes:
- a CDS encoding DUF3572 domain-containing protein yields the protein MLDDRTREAAEALALQALSFLARDPQRIGGFLASSGLEADQLRLAAQEPGFFAAVLGHLMSDEPMLLMFAEDAGVEPQAIPAAHRLLNGPVFEP from the coding sequence ATGCTCGACGATCGCACGCGCGAGGCCGCAGAAGCCCTCGCCCTTCAGGCACTGTCTTTCCTTGCCCGTGACCCGCAGCGCATCGGCGGCTTCCTCGCCTCCTCCGGACTCGAGGCCGACCAGCTTCGTCTGGCCGCGCAGGAGCCGGGCTTCTTCGCCGCCGTGCTCGGGCACCTCATGTCCGACGAGCCGATGCTGCTGATGTTCGCTGAGGATGCCGGCGTCGAACCTCAGGCGATCCCGGCCGCCCACCGGTTGCTGAACGGACCGGTGTTCGAACCGTGA
- a CDS encoding ROK family protein, with translation MRVGVDLGGTKIAAIALDADGAVVGEARRPAPRDDYRATVEALADIVAEVERQAGARGSIGIGMPGSISPVTGRIQNSNSVWLNGTPFAEDVQAALARPARFANDADCFALSEATDGAGAGASSVFGAILGTGCGGGIVVGGRLLAGPNRSAGEWGHSPLPWPVSEEYPGPICWCGRRGCLETWVSGTGMQMDHAARTGEALAADQIVARAPTDPSARETLERHLSRLARALAVIVNTIDPDVIVLGGGLSQMPHLYDRLPDTMRPHIFAAAPLVTVRPPRHGDASGVRGAARLWRLDETG, from the coding sequence TTGCGTGTCGGGGTCGATCTCGGCGGCACCAAGATCGCCGCAATCGCCCTCGATGCGGACGGGGCGGTGGTCGGCGAAGCGCGCCGCCCGGCGCCGCGTGACGATTATCGCGCCACCGTGGAGGCTCTCGCCGACATCGTGGCCGAGGTCGAGCGTCAGGCTGGCGCCCGCGGCAGCATCGGCATCGGAATGCCCGGATCGATCTCGCCGGTGACCGGTCGCATCCAGAACTCCAACTCGGTCTGGCTGAACGGTACGCCATTCGCGGAGGACGTGCAGGCGGCGCTGGCGAGGCCGGCCAGGTTCGCCAACGATGCGGACTGCTTCGCCCTGTCGGAGGCAACCGATGGCGCCGGTGCCGGTGCCTCGAGCGTGTTCGGAGCGATTCTCGGCACCGGTTGCGGCGGCGGCATTGTCGTCGGCGGGAGGCTGCTGGCGGGCCCGAACCGGTCGGCCGGCGAATGGGGCCATTCGCCCCTGCCCTGGCCGGTTTCCGAGGAATACCCCGGTCCGATCTGCTGGTGCGGGCGGCGCGGCTGCCTGGAGACCTGGGTCTCCGGCACCGGCATGCAGATGGATCACGCGGCGCGCACCGGTGAGGCCCTCGCGGCAGATCAGATCGTCGCCCGCGCTCCGACCGATCCCTCCGCGCGGGAGACGCTGGAGCGACATCTCTCGCGGCTGGCGCGAGCCCTGGCCGTCATTGTCAATACGATCGACCCTGACGTCATCGTGCTCGGTGGTGGGCTCTCGCAGATGCCGCACCTATACGATCGCCTTCCCGACACAATGCGCCCGCACATCTTCGCCGCCGCGCCCCTCGTGACCGTGCGTCCGCCACGCCATGGCGATGCAAGCGGCGTGCGCGGAGCGGCCCGGCTCTGGCGCCTGGATGAGACCGGCTGA
- a CDS encoding DNA polymerase IV has translation MTDSSGFCRDCLQPLPASAMRCPGCLGPRIVRHAELDSLTIAHVDCDAFYAAIEKRDDPSLKDRPVIVGGGRRGVVSTACYIARITGVRSAMPMFKALKLCPDAVVIRPDMQKYVAVGRQVRAMMLELTPLVEPVSIDEAFLDLSGTQRIHRASPALTLARFAQMVEREIGISVSVGLSYNKFLAKVASDLDKPRGFSVIGRAETLQFLADRPVGLIFGIGTSMQRRLARDGIRTIGDLQRRAPADLVRAYGNQGIRLARLARGEDDRSVSPERKTKSVSSETTFEHDLSELEELTRILWRLTESVSRRLKKAGLTGRTVTVKLKTADFRTITRSHTLDRPTQLADRIFDAGRRLLARVADGTRFRLLGIGVSDFAEPDDAGFADLIDPRPARREAAERAVDRIREKFGDAAVERGLVFSGTARRKRPPR, from the coding sequence ATGACCGACTCCTCAGGGTTCTGTCGTGATTGCCTCCAGCCGCTGCCCGCGTCGGCCATGCGTTGTCCGGGCTGCCTGGGTCCCCGGATCGTCCGTCACGCCGAGCTCGACAGCCTGACGATCGCGCATGTCGATTGTGACGCCTTCTACGCGGCGATCGAGAAACGCGACGACCCTTCTCTGAAGGATCGTCCGGTGATCGTCGGCGGCGGCCGTCGCGGGGTCGTATCGACTGCCTGCTACATCGCCCGAATCACGGGAGTCCGTTCGGCGATGCCGATGTTCAAGGCGCTGAAACTGTGTCCGGACGCCGTTGTGATCCGTCCCGACATGCAGAAATATGTCGCCGTCGGCCGTCAGGTAAGGGCGATGATGCTCGAACTGACCCCACTGGTCGAACCGGTGTCGATCGACGAGGCGTTCCTTGATCTGAGCGGAACGCAGCGGATCCATCGGGCCTCACCCGCACTCACCCTGGCCCGCTTTGCGCAGATGGTCGAGCGCGAGATCGGCATCTCCGTATCCGTGGGTCTGAGCTACAACAAGTTTCTCGCCAAGGTGGCGTCCGATCTCGACAAGCCGCGTGGCTTCTCGGTGATCGGTCGCGCCGAGACGCTGCAATTTCTGGCCGACAGGCCAGTCGGCCTGATCTTCGGCATCGGCACGTCCATGCAGCGGCGCCTGGCGCGCGATGGTATCCGTACCATTGGCGATCTTCAGCGCCGCGCGCCGGCCGACCTCGTTCGGGCCTATGGGAACCAGGGCATCCGGCTGGCGCGACTAGCCCGCGGGGAGGACGACCGCAGCGTCTCGCCCGAGCGCAAGACCAAGAGCGTCAGCTCGGAGACGACGTTCGAGCACGACCTGTCCGAACTCGAGGAGCTGACCCGGATCCTCTGGCGGCTTACCGAGAGCGTTTCCCGCCGCCTCAAGAAGGCCGGCCTGACGGGACGCACCGTGACCGTCAAGCTGAAGACCGCGGATTTCCGGACCATCACGCGCTCGCACACGCTCGACCGCCCGACCCAACTCGCGGATCGCATCTTCGACGCGGGGCGGCGGCTGCTCGCACGGGTTGCCGATGGCACCCGGTTCCGGCTGCTCGGCATCGGCGTCTCCGACTTCGCCGAACCGGACGACGCGGGTTTCGCGGACCTGATCGACCCTCGGCCGGCCCGCCGGGAAGCCGCCGAGCGCGCTGTCGACCGCATCCGCGAGAAGTTCGGCGATGCCGCGGTCGAGCGCGGCCTTGTCTTCAGCGGGACGGCACGGCGCAAGCGACCACCGCGTTAG
- a CDS encoding cell envelope integrity EipB family protein: MRTRPAVIAAALLAALALIPARAVAATPTMTPHRAVYDLELDPSKGGEAMNDVTGRLVFETSGTNCDGWTVNTRFVTRITGGRGSTINDLRSATWEAADGSAYRFVTQNFINETLSEETNGIASRFDDEVSINLREPEQGRFSIGKSVLFPTQHVQRILAAAIAGEKIVTADIFDGSETGRKVYATSTVIGPRREPAGNTGRPGDDVLGRLASWIVTIGYFDTEDAEATTPSYEFTYDLFENGVSREITLDYGDFTLVGELSSIEFLDQPACGK, from the coding sequence TTGAGAACACGTCCTGCAGTCATCGCCGCAGCTTTGCTCGCCGCGCTCGCGCTGATTCCGGCCCGGGCCGTCGCGGCCACGCCGACCATGACGCCGCATCGCGCCGTCTACGATCTCGAGCTCGATCCGTCGAAAGGCGGCGAGGCGATGAACGACGTCACCGGCCGGCTGGTATTCGAGACGAGCGGCACGAACTGCGACGGCTGGACGGTCAACACGCGCTTCGTCACCCGGATCACGGGCGGGCGTGGTTCGACCATCAACGATCTTCGCTCGGCAACGTGGGAGGCGGCAGACGGATCCGCCTATCGATTCGTCACGCAGAATTTCATCAACGAAACGCTGTCGGAGGAGACCAACGGCATCGCCAGCCGGTTCGACGATGAGGTGTCGATCAACCTCCGCGAGCCGGAGCAGGGCCGTTTCTCCATCGGGAAGTCGGTGCTGTTTCCCACCCAGCACGTCCAGCGAATTCTCGCGGCGGCGATCGCCGGGGAGAAGATCGTCACCGCCGACATCTTTGACGGGTCGGAGACCGGCCGGAAGGTCTATGCCACATCTACGGTCATCGGGCCGCGCCGGGAGCCGGCGGGAAACACCGGCAGACCCGGCGACGATGTGCTTGGCAGGCTGGCGAGCTGGATCGTCACGATCGGATATTTCGACACCGAGGACGCCGAGGCGACGACTCCGTCCTACGAATTCACCTACGATCTCTTCGAGAACGGCGTCAGCCGCGAGATAACCTTGGACTATGGCGATTTCACCCTCGTCGGCGAACTGTCGTCTATCGAATTCCTGGATCAGCCGGCCTGCGGAAAGTGA
- a CDS encoding RidA family protein: MSTTVESRLAELGIVLPRPAAPAANYIPFVAIGNLLFVSGQLPMGENGLEHVGKLGADYTVEQGREAARLCAINLLAQAKAATGDLSRVRCVKLTGFVNATPDFVDHPKVVNGASDLMVAALGDKGRHSRSAVGSSALPFGAAVEVEGIFEIG, translated from the coding sequence ATGTCCACCACCGTAGAATCACGGCTCGCCGAGCTCGGCATCGTCCTGCCACGTCCGGCCGCTCCGGCAGCGAACTACATTCCGTTCGTTGCGATCGGCAATCTGCTGTTCGTTTCCGGACAGCTGCCAATGGGCGAGAACGGCCTCGAGCACGTGGGCAAGCTCGGCGCTGACTACACGGTCGAGCAGGGTCGCGAGGCGGCCAGGTTGTGCGCGATCAACCTGCTGGCCCAGGCCAAGGCAGCGACCGGCGACCTGTCGCGGGTACGCTGCGTGAAGCTGACCGGCTTCGTCAACGCCACCCCGGATTTCGTTGATCACCCGAAGGTCGTCAATGGCGCCTCCGACCTCATGGTGGCCGCTCTCGGCGACAAGGGTCGGCATTCGCGCTCGGCGGTGGGATCGTCCGCCCTTCCCTTCGGCGCAGCCGTCGAGGTCGAGGGCATCTTCGAGATCGGCTGA
- a CDS encoding glycerophosphodiester phosphodiesterase family protein, translating to MAGLSWLTDRPVAHRGLHDARAGIIENTLSAAQAAIAAGYAIEIDLQAAADGTPVVFHDDTLDRLTTATGPVAALGAAELAAIPLKATSDRIPTFRQLLDLVAGQTPLVVEVKSDWSGVPALCERIVADLETYHGPVAIMSFDPKVVDVLRRIAPALPRGIVSESYRDWQEGGTTPWSRFVMRHLLHVWRTKPHFIAYCVDDLPAVSALLLRWLFGLKLLTWTVRTPEQRARAERWADQIIFEGFRP from the coding sequence ATGGCCGGGCTGTCCTGGCTCACCGACCGTCCGGTCGCCCACCGCGGTCTGCATGATGCCCGGGCGGGCATCATCGAGAACACGCTGTCCGCCGCCCAGGCGGCCATCGCGGCCGGCTATGCCATCGAGATCGACCTGCAGGCCGCGGCCGACGGCACGCCCGTCGTTTTTCACGACGACACGCTCGATCGGCTGACAACGGCAACGGGGCCGGTTGCGGCGCTTGGCGCGGCGGAGCTCGCCGCGATTCCGTTGAAGGCAACCTCGGACCGCATCCCGACCTTCCGCCAGCTGCTCGACCTCGTTGCCGGCCAGACGCCGCTCGTCGTCGAGGTGAAGTCCGACTGGTCGGGGGTGCCGGCCCTGTGCGAACGGATTGTCGCCGACCTCGAAACCTACCACGGACCGGTGGCGATCATGTCGTTCGATCCGAAGGTTGTCGACGTCCTCCGGCGGATCGCGCCGGCGCTGCCGCGCGGCATCGTCTCGGAATCCTATCGCGACTGGCAGGAAGGTGGCACCACGCCGTGGAGCCGGTTCGTGATGCGCCACCTCCTCCACGTCTGGCGAACCAAGCCCCATTTCATCGCCTATTGTGTCGACGACCTGCCCGCAGTCAGTGCACTCCTCCTGCGCTGGCTGTTCGGCCTGAAACTGCTGACCTGGACAGTACGGACCCCAGAGCAGCGCGCGCGCGCCGAACGCTGGGCCGACCAGATCATTTTCGAGGGCTTCCGCCCGTGA
- a CDS encoding GNAT family N-acetyltransferase produces MARADETDEREITVRVTDRLSAVSPAAWDACANPASRKASPSDPRIGADESNSAHETHNPFVSHAFLCALEESGCVSAHTGWLPQHLIVEAANGQIRAAMPCYLKAHSQGEYVFDHGWADAYDRAGGRYYPKLQVSVPFTPVTGPRLMVAPGPDAEVGRATLLSAAIELCRRHHASSVHWTFLPKSDADWLGEAGMLLRTDRQFHWSNRGYRSFEDFLSDLSSRKRKAIRRERREATAAGIDIVRLTGADITEAHWDAFFAFYMDTGSRKWGRPYLNRRFFSLIGERMADRIVLIMARRSGRWIAGALNLRGDSALYGRNWGCIEDHPFLHFEVCYYQAIEYAIANGLARVEAGAQGEHKLARGYLPVTTRSAHFIADPGLRRAVADYLLRERAYVDLENAALAAHAPFRRDACDRTD; encoded by the coding sequence ATGGCAAGGGCTGACGAGACAGACGAGCGCGAGATCACCGTCCGCGTGACCGACCGCCTGTCGGCGGTCAGTCCCGCGGCGTGGGATGCCTGCGCGAACCCGGCGAGCCGGAAGGCTTCTCCAAGCGACCCACGCATCGGCGCGGATGAATCGAATTCTGCGCATGAAACGCACAACCCCTTCGTTTCACACGCGTTTCTCTGCGCGCTCGAGGAGTCCGGCTGCGTCTCGGCGCACACCGGCTGGCTGCCACAGCATCTGATCGTCGAGGCGGCAAACGGGCAGATCAGGGCGGCGATGCCCTGCTACCTGAAGGCGCATTCGCAGGGCGAATACGTCTTCGATCACGGCTGGGCGGACGCCTACGATCGGGCCGGCGGCCGCTATTATCCGAAGCTTCAGGTCTCCGTTCCCTTCACGCCGGTGACCGGCCCGCGACTCATGGTAGCACCCGGCCCCGACGCGGAGGTTGGTCGGGCAACACTGCTGTCGGCGGCCATCGAGCTCTGCCGTCGCCACCATGCCTCGTCGGTGCACTGGACCTTCCTGCCGAAATCCGACGCCGACTGGCTCGGCGAGGCCGGCATGCTGCTGCGTACCGACCGGCAGTTTCACTGGTCGAACCGAGGCTATCGCAGCTTCGAGGACTTTCTGTCCGACCTGTCGTCGCGCAAGCGCAAGGCGATCCGCCGCGAGCGCCGCGAGGCGACGGCCGCCGGGATCGACATCGTGCGCCTGACCGGCGCGGACATAACCGAAGCCCACTGGGACGCGTTCTTCGCGTTCTACATGGACACTGGTTCGCGCAAATGGGGCAGGCCCTATCTCAATCGGCGCTTCTTCAGCCTGATCGGCGAGCGGATGGCCGACCGGATCGTGCTGATCATGGCACGCCGGTCCGGCCGCTGGATCGCCGGTGCGCTCAACCTGCGCGGCGACAGTGCGCTCTACGGGCGCAACTGGGGCTGCATCGAGGATCATCCGTTCCTTCACTTCGAGGTCTGCTACTATCAGGCGATTGAGTACGCGATCGCCAACGGGCTGGCCCGCGTCGAAGCCGGAGCACAGGGCGAGCACAAGCTTGCGCGCGGCTATCTTCCTGTGACCACGCGCTCCGCCCACTTCATCGCCGATCCCGGCCTCCGCAGGGCGGTCGCCGACTACCTCCTGCGTGAGCGGGCCTATGTCGACCTGGAGAACGCGGCGCTGGCCGCCCATGCGCCCTTCCGCAGGGACGCATGCGACAGGACCGATTGA
- a CDS encoding HIT family protein — translation MPAYDDNNVFARILRGEIPCHKVYEDDRTLAFLDIMPRTRGHTLVIPKVKATGLADIEPDDLCHLMGVVQKLGPRITEALGADGFMIQQFNGAGAGQTVFHIHFHVIPRWADQPMRPHGVTMEDQEVLREVAEILRPALAR, via the coding sequence ATGCCCGCCTATGACGACAACAACGTCTTCGCCAGGATCCTCCGAGGCGAGATCCCCTGCCACAAGGTCTACGAGGACGACCGCACGCTCGCCTTCCTCGACATCATGCCGCGCACCCGTGGTCACACGCTGGTCATCCCCAAGGTCAAGGCGACCGGGCTCGCCGACATCGAGCCCGATGATCTTTGCCATCTGATGGGCGTCGTGCAGAAGCTCGGCCCCCGGATCACCGAGGCGCTCGGCGCCGACGGTTTCATGATCCAGCAGTTCAATGGCGCCGGCGCGGGCCAGACCGTGTTCCACATCCACTTCCATGTCATCCCGCGCTGGGCCGACCAGCCGATGCGTCCTCACGGCGTGACGATGGAGGATCAGGAGGTGCTCCGCGAGGTCGCCGAGATCCTGCGCCCGGCCCTTGCCCGCTGA
- a CDS encoding AzlD domain-containing protein, with translation MSAVGVGIGPYLFIAIAGFLATDIWRLLGVLFSVRLDESSESLRWVRAVSTALIAGLVSRLILFPVGDLVMASLTLRLLAVAAGLGAYFLLRRSLFLGIVAGEATLLAGLWLAS, from the coding sequence ATGAGCGCCGTCGGGGTTGGCATCGGGCCGTATCTGTTCATCGCCATCGCAGGATTTCTGGCGACCGACATCTGGCGCCTGTTGGGGGTGCTGTTCTCGGTCCGCCTCGACGAGTCCAGCGAGAGTCTGAGATGGGTGCGGGCGGTCTCGACCGCGCTGATCGCCGGCCTGGTCTCGCGGCTGATCCTGTTCCCGGTCGGTGATCTGGTGATGGCCAGCCTCACCCTGCGGCTGCTCGCGGTCGCCGCCGGCCTCGGCGCCTATTTCCTGCTGCGACGCAGCCTGTTCCTGGGCATCGTCGCCGGCGAGGCGACGTTGCTTGCAGGGCTGTGGCTTGCGTCCTGA
- a CDS encoding AzlC family ABC transporter permease, whose protein sequence is MSVGRRRAAMLGARRGAGVPGMVLFASFVGFGAFARAAGLDFWQTVYMTFTVFALPGQVVLVDQIDSGATLLAAAIAVTITAVRLMPMTVSILPVLRGARTPLWQQMLMSHFVAATVWIESMRRIPELDRADRVPYYLGLACVLWPLTVCATGVGHLIAGEVPADISAALLLLTPFYFLFSLIAAIRERMDLAAVIGGFALGPVFHLFLPGFDLLWTGLVAGTIAWAVGRRRRA, encoded by the coding sequence GTGAGCGTTGGCCGCCGGCGGGCCGCGATGCTCGGTGCGCGCAGGGGGGCGGGCGTGCCGGGCATGGTGCTGTTCGCCTCGTTCGTCGGGTTCGGGGCGTTCGCCAGAGCTGCCGGTCTCGATTTCTGGCAGACCGTCTACATGACCTTCACGGTCTTCGCGCTGCCGGGGCAGGTGGTCCTTGTCGACCAGATCGATTCCGGCGCCACCCTGCTCGCCGCAGCGATCGCCGTCACCATCACCGCCGTACGGTTGATGCCGATGACGGTGTCGATCCTGCCCGTCCTGCGCGGGGCGCGCACGCCGCTGTGGCAGCAGATGCTGATGTCGCATTTCGTCGCGGCCACGGTCTGGATCGAGTCCATGCGCCGGATTCCCGAACTCGATCGCGCCGACCGGGTGCCCTACTATCTGGGGCTGGCCTGCGTGCTGTGGCCGCTTACCGTCTGCGCCACGGGTGTCGGGCATCTGATCGCCGGGGAAGTGCCGGCCGACATCTCCGCGGCGCTGCTGTTGCTGACGCCCTTCTACTTCCTGTTCTCGCTGATCGCGGCGATCCGCGAGCGCATGGACCTCGCCGCCGTGATCGGCGGCTTCGCCCTTGGGCCGGTGTTCCATCTCTTTTTACCGGGATTCGATCTGCTGTGGACCGGGCTCGTCGCGGGAACCATCGCCTGGGCCGTGGGGCGGCGGCGCCGGGCATGA
- the clpA gene encoding ATP-dependent Clp protease ATP-binding subunit ClpA: protein MPSFSRSLEQALHRALAAANERHHEYATLEHLLLALVDDQDAAAVMRACNVDLEVLRKNLVDYIDNELDNLISDTGEDSKPTAGFQRVIQRAVIHVQSSGREEVTGANVLVAIFAERESHAAYFLQEQDMTRYDAVNYISHGIAKRPGYSETRTVRGSEEEAAESEDGEKKKSDALEAYCINLNRKAQEGRIDPLIGRDAELQRTIQVLCRRQKNNPLFVGDPGVGKTAIAEGLARKIVHGEVPDVLKKATIFQLDMGTLLAGTRYRGDFEERLKAVVKEIEKYPGAIMFIDEIHTVIGAGATSGGAMDASNLLKPALQSGQLRCIGSTTYKEYRQHFEKDRALVRRFQKIDVAEPSVPDAIKILQGLKPYFEDFHGVKYTNEAIRSAVELSSRYIHDRKLPDKAIDVIDESGASQMLLPASRRRRVIGVKEVEATVATMARIPPKTVSKADSEVLQHIDENLKRVVFGQDRAIEALGASIKLARAGLRDPEKPIGCYLFSGPTGVGKTEVAKQLARLLGVELLRFDMSEYMERHTVSRLIGAPPGYVGFDQGGLLTDGVDQHPHCVLLLDEIEKAHPDLFNILLQVMDHGKLTDHNGKQVDFRNVILIMTTNAGAADLAKPPIGFGRMKREGDDEEAINRMFAPEFRNRLDAVIAFDNLPPEVVAMVVEKFVLQLEAQLADRGVTIELTDAANKWIAERGYDVQMGARPLARVIQEHIKKPLADEVLFGRLKNGGNVKVLVETPPDGPSRLAFEYVEAAPKAPPARQSRKTPKPKKSGPKGGKGSRSGGPVVPKIPLPSH, encoded by the coding sequence GTGCCGTCGTTCTCGAGAAGCCTTGAGCAGGCCCTGCACCGGGCCCTTGCCGCCGCAAATGAGCGTCACCACGAATATGCGACGCTCGAGCATCTGCTGCTCGCGCTGGTCGACGACCAGGACGCAGCGGCGGTCATGCGCGCCTGCAACGTCGATCTGGAGGTCCTGCGCAAGAACCTCGTCGACTACATCGACAACGAGCTGGACAATCTGATCAGCGATACCGGCGAGGACTCCAAGCCCACCGCGGGCTTCCAGCGGGTCATCCAGCGCGCCGTGATCCACGTCCAGTCCTCGGGCCGCGAGGAGGTGACGGGCGCCAACGTACTCGTCGCGATCTTCGCGGAACGCGAGAGCCACGCGGCATATTTCCTGCAGGAGCAGGACATGACGCGCTATGACGCCGTGAACTACATCAGCCACGGCATCGCCAAGCGCCCGGGCTATTCGGAGACACGTACGGTGCGCGGGTCGGAGGAAGAGGCGGCCGAGAGCGAAGACGGCGAGAAGAAGAAGTCGGACGCGCTCGAGGCATACTGCATAAACTTGAACCGGAAGGCCCAGGAAGGCCGCATCGATCCGCTGATCGGTCGCGACGCCGAGCTGCAGCGCACCATCCAGGTGCTGTGCCGGCGTCAGAAGAACAACCCGCTGTTCGTCGGCGATCCTGGTGTGGGCAAGACTGCCATCGCCGAGGGGCTGGCCCGCAAGATCGTTCATGGCGAGGTACCCGACGTTCTCAAGAAGGCGACGATCTTCCAGCTCGACATGGGAACGCTTCTCGCCGGTACGCGCTATCGCGGCGATTTCGAGGAGCGGCTCAAGGCGGTGGTGAAGGAGATCGAGAAGTATCCCGGCGCCATCATGTTCATCGACGAGATCCATACCGTCATCGGCGCGGGGGCAACCTCGGGCGGTGCGATGGATGCCTCGAATCTGCTCAAGCCGGCGCTGCAAAGCGGGCAGCTGCGCTGCATCGGCTCTACGACGTACAAGGAATATCGGCAGCACTTCGAGAAGGACCGCGCGCTGGTGCGCCGCTTCCAGAAGATCGACGTTGCCGAGCCGAGCGTTCCCGATGCGATCAAGATCCTTCAGGGTCTGAAGCCCTATTTCGAGGATTTCCATGGTGTGAAATACACCAACGAGGCGATCAGGTCGGCCGTCGAGCTGTCGTCGCGCTACATCCACGACCGCAAGCTGCCGGACAAGGCGATCGACGTGATCGACGAGTCGGGCGCTTCGCAGATGCTGCTGCCGGCCTCGAGGCGGCGCCGGGTGATCGGCGTAAAGGAGGTCGAGGCGACCGTCGCGACCATGGCCCGGATTCCGCCGAAGACGGTCTCCAAGGCCGACTCCGAGGTTCTGCAGCACATCGACGAGAACCTGAAGCGTGTCGTCTTCGGACAGGATCGGGCCATCGAGGCGCTGGGCGCCTCGATCAAGCTCGCCCGCGCAGGTCTGCGAGATCCCGAGAAGCCGATCGGCTGCTACCTGTTCTCCGGCCCGACCGGCGTCGGCAAGACCGAAGTCGCCAAGCAGCTCGCCCGGCTGCTCGGTGTCGAGCTGCTGCGCTTCGACATGTCGGAATACATGGAGCGCCACACGGTTTCGCGACTGATCGGTGCCCCGCCCGGCTATGTCGGCTTCGACCAGGGCGGTCTGCTCACCGACGGCGTGGACCAGCATCCGCATTGCGTCCTGCTGCTCGACGAGATCGAGAAGGCGCATCCGGACCTGTTCAACATCCTCCTGCAGGTCATGGACCATGGCAAGCTGACCGACCACAACGGCAAGCAGGTCGATTTCCGAAACGTCATCCTGATCATGACCACGAATGCCGGCGCCGCCGATCTCGCCAAGCCGCCGATCGGCTTCGGCCGGATGAAGCGGGAGGGCGACGACGAGGAAGCGATCAACCGGATGTTCGCGCCGGAGTTCCGCAATCGTCTCGACGCGGTGATCGCCTTCGACAACCTGCCTCCCGAGGTCGTGGCGATGGTTGTCGAGAAGTTCGTGCTGCAGCTCGAAGCGCAGCTCGCCGATCGCGGCGTGACGATCGAACTGACCGACGCGGCGAACAAGTGGATCGCCGAGCGCGGCTACGACGTTCAGATGGGGGCCCGTCCGCTTGCCCGCGTCATCCAGGAGCATATCAAGAAGCCGCTGGCCGACGAGGTACTGTTCGGCAGACTGAAGAACGGTGGCAACGTCAAGGTGCTTGTCGAGACGCCGCCGGACGGTCCATCCCGTCTCGCCTTCGAGTATGTCGAGGCTGCGCCCAAGGCGCCGCCAGCCAGGCAGAGCCGGAAGACGCCCAAGCCGAAGAAGTCCGGTCCCAAGGGCGGCAAGGGTTCGCGCAGCGGCGGACCGGTGGTGCCGAAGATTCCCTTGCCCAGCCACTGA
- the clpS gene encoding ATP-dependent Clp protease adapter ClpS, with protein sequence MARRQGEGDNGVGTGIVTKTRPKTKRPNLYRVLLLNDDYTPMEFVVHVLERFFNKGRDEATRIMLHVHQNGVGECGIYTYEVAETKVTQVMDFARKHQHPLQCVMEKK encoded by the coding sequence ATGGCTCGCCGGCAGGGCGAGGGCGACAATGGCGTTGGCACGGGCATCGTAACCAAGACGCGCCCGAAGACGAAGCGCCCGAACCTGTACCGGGTTCTTCTGCTCAACGACGACTACACCCCGATGGAGTTCGTGGTGCATGTCCTCGAGCGCTTCTTCAACAAGGGCCGGGACGAGGCGACCCGCATCATGCTGCACGTCCACCAGAATGGAGTCGGAGAGTGCGGCATCTACACCTACGAGGTGGCCGAGACGAAAGTCACCCAGGTGATGGACTTCGCGCGCAAGCACCAGCATCCTTTGCAGTGCGTCATGGAGAAGAAGTAG
- a CDS encoding phasin family protein: MINGFEDFQKIGKDNMDQAMKSFGSFSKGMQSLAVEIADYSKKSFEDGAAAFEKLMAAKSLDKAMEIQSDYIKSAYEGFIAQATKVGELYVDLARDAYKPFEGMIAKAGK, translated from the coding sequence ATGATCAACGGATTCGAGGATTTCCAGAAGATCGGCAAGGACAACATGGATCAGGCGATGAAGAGCTTCGGCTCCTTCAGCAAGGGCATGCAGTCGCTCGCCGTCGAGATCGCCGACTATTCGAAGAAGTCGTTCGAAGACGGCGCCGCAGCCTTCGAAAAGCTCATGGCTGCCAAGTCGCTGGACAAGGCGATGGAGATCCAGAGCGACTACATCAAATCGGCCTATGAGGGCTTCATCGCCCAGGCGACCAAGGTCGGCGAGTTGTATGTCGACCTTGCCAGGGACGCCTACAAGCCGTTCGAGGGCATGATCGCGAAGGCCGGCAAGTAG